One genomic region from Yersinia canariae encodes:
- a CDS encoding adenosylcobalamin/alpha-ribazole phosphatase produces the protein MRLFLVRHGQTEANLRGVFCGLTDVALTPLGVEQAGNVAGWLADVEFAHGISSQLLRARHTANIVLAGHSLDVGTNDQLNEMNFGEWEMRHHHDLQREDPDAWAAWVADWQQASPTGGESFPQFSARIESVVQSLLLTKNNDNNQLVVAHQGVLSLMLARLLAMPAAAMWHFHFEQGAYSVLEIREGFVTLRAFNNRAVWQPATRG, from the coding sequence ATGCGACTTTTTCTGGTGCGCCATGGGCAAACTGAAGCCAATTTGCGCGGTGTTTTTTGCGGTCTGACTGATGTGGCGTTAACCCCGCTGGGGGTAGAACAGGCCGGCAATGTCGCGGGTTGGCTGGCGGATGTGGAGTTCGCTCATGGTATCAGTAGCCAGTTACTGCGTGCGCGCCATACTGCCAATATTGTATTGGCGGGGCACTCACTTGATGTGGGTACCAATGACCAATTAAATGAAATGAATTTCGGTGAGTGGGAAATGCGCCACCATCATGATTTGCAGCGTGAGGACCCTGATGCGTGGGCGGCATGGGTGGCGGACTGGCAACAAGCTAGCCCCACCGGCGGGGAGTCTTTTCCACAGTTTTCAGCCCGGATCGAAAGCGTGGTTCAGTCACTGCTTTTAACAAAAAATAATGATAACAATCAGTTAGTAGTTGCCCATCAAGGGGTATTAAGCCTGATGTTGGCGCGCCTACTGGCAATGCCAGCGGCAGCCATGTGGCATTTTCATTTTGAGCAGGGGGCATACAGCGTGTTGGAGATCCGCGAGGGATTTGTCACGTTGCGTGCGTTCAACAACCGGGCTGTTTGGCAGCCTGCAACGCGAGGTTAA
- the cobS gene encoding adenosylcobinamide-GDP ribazoletransferase gives MSLRLFLATLQFMTRIPVPERWTQGLAMDNYERGIIGFPFIGLIVGVIGGGVFTLLAPWCGVPLAALGYVLALALVTGAFHLDGLADTCDGVFSARKREQMLEIMRDSRLGTNGGLALIFIVVAKVLVVSELALRDVSMLALLTAASVVGRTVIVLLMYRHRYAREGNGLGNIYIGKVTGRQTAITLLGGAVLVLLLGKGTALLALIITMVVVLLLASYLRRRLGGQTGDTLGAAAEVGELVFLLALL, from the coding sequence ATGAGCCTGCGTTTATTTCTCGCAACATTGCAGTTTATGACCCGCATTCCCGTGCCTGAGCGCTGGACCCAAGGGTTGGCGATGGATAATTATGAGCGCGGTATTATTGGTTTCCCCTTTATTGGCCTGATTGTCGGGGTGATAGGTGGGGGGGTATTCACTCTGTTGGCTCCGTGGTGCGGTGTGCCGCTGGCGGCGCTGGGATATGTATTGGCGTTGGCGCTGGTGACCGGTGCTTTTCATCTCGATGGGCTGGCAGATACCTGTGATGGGGTGTTTTCGGCCCGTAAACGCGAGCAAATGCTGGAGATCATGCGCGACAGCCGCCTCGGCACTAACGGCGGTTTGGCGTTAATATTTATCGTGGTAGCAAAAGTGCTGGTGGTCAGTGAATTGGCACTGCGCGATGTCTCCATGTTAGCGCTGTTGACCGCAGCGTCGGTGGTTGGGCGCACGGTTATTGTGCTACTGATGTATCGCCACCGTTATGCGCGCGAAGGTAATGGGTTAGGCAATATTTACATTGGCAAAGTGACGGGGCGACAAACGGCCATCACGTTGCTGGGGGGGGCGGTATTAGTCCTGTTACTCGGCAAGGGCACGGCACTGCTGGCGCTGATTATCACCATGGTTGTTGTGCTGCTATTGGCGAGCTATCTGCGCCGCCGTTTAGGGGGGCAAACCGGCGACACGCTGGGAGCTGCTGCTGAAGTGGGTGAATTGGTATTTTTACTGGCGCTGTTGTAG
- the cobU gene encoding bifunctional adenosylcobinamide kinase/adenosylcobinamide-phosphate guanylyltransferase, with protein sequence MILITGGARSGKSSLAERLAAQAAERVFYIATSVVTDAEMAARVALHRTSRPAHWRTWEGYRDLGTVLEQHVEPGEAVMLECITTLITNLLFELAGDTPPEQMDFTSLEVGIQQQITDLLAACARSSTPIYLVTNELGMGIVPENRLARHFRDIAGRVNQRLAAAADEVFLVVSGIEVKIK encoded by the coding sequence GTGATTTTGATTACCGGAGGGGCGCGCAGTGGCAAGAGTTCATTAGCCGAACGCTTAGCCGCGCAAGCTGCCGAGCGGGTGTTTTACATTGCCACCTCGGTGGTGACAGATGCGGAAATGGCCGCGCGGGTGGCGTTACATCGTACCAGTCGCCCGGCCCACTGGCGCACTTGGGAAGGGTATCGCGACCTCGGCACAGTGCTTGAGCAACACGTTGAACCCGGCGAAGCTGTGATGCTGGAATGCATCACAACACTTATCACCAATTTATTGTTTGAACTGGCGGGTGATACACCGCCAGAACAGATGGATTTTACGTCACTGGAAGTGGGCATTCAGCAGCAAATTACCGATCTACTGGCAGCCTGTGCCCGAAGTTCGACCCCTATTTATTTGGTCACCAATGAATTGGGCATGGGAATTGTGCCGGAAAACCGCCTGGCGCGGCATTTTCGCGATATCGCCGGACGGGTCAATCAGCGCCTGGCCGCTGCCGCTGACGAGGTGTTTTTAGTGGTTTCTGGCATTGAGGTAAAAATTAAATGA
- a CDS encoding cobyric acid synthase produces MNLSIMVQGTASDVGKSVLVAGLCRIFMQDGYRCAPFKSQNMALNSGITAQGEEMGRAQIFQAEAAGIAPDVRMNPVLLKPTSDRKAQVVLMGKVACNMDAVEYHQYKPQLQQQISEVYHSLAREHDVMVLEGAGSPAEINLRDRDIVNMGMAEMADAPVLLVADIDRGGVFASIYGTLALLHPHEKARVKGVIINKFRGDIALLTSGLEQIEALTNVPVLGVMPWLDIDLEDEDGVALQNGKYQDTAEKALDIAVIRLPHIANFTDFNALAAQPDVRLRYVSQLSALGQPDLIILPGSKNTLGDLQWLHHSGLAAVLLAQHQHNVPVIGICGGYQMLGNRIIDGVESGLEQMDGLGLLDVETEFAHDKVTTRVSGYCQTGLPGILENCREQQLEGYEIHMGVSHLGSDATPFACLTLRNGQSEQWVDGAVNADGSVLGSYIHGLFDSHHFTRALLDSLRQRKGLAAFDGVTVNYAEHKQQQFDILASHMRENIDIDRIFKLMQAHQQERAQ; encoded by the coding sequence ATGAATTTATCGATAATGGTGCAAGGCACGGCATCTGACGTCGGTAAAAGTGTATTAGTGGCAGGGCTATGCCGCATTTTTATGCAAGATGGCTACCGCTGCGCGCCGTTTAAATCGCAGAATATGGCACTCAATTCGGGGATTACGGCTCAAGGTGAGGAGATGGGTCGTGCGCAGATTTTTCAGGCCGAGGCCGCCGGAATAGCACCAGATGTCCGTATGAATCCAGTGTTGCTCAAGCCCACCAGTGACCGCAAGGCGCAGGTGGTTTTAATGGGTAAAGTTGCCTGCAACATGGATGCCGTGGAATACCACCAATATAAGCCGCAATTACAGCAGCAAATCAGTGAGGTTTACCACAGTCTGGCGCGTGAACATGACGTCATGGTGCTTGAAGGGGCAGGCAGCCCGGCGGAAATCAATCTGCGCGATCGGGATATCGTCAATATGGGCATGGCGGAGATGGCGGATGCGCCAGTATTGTTGGTGGCTGATATTGATCGCGGCGGTGTTTTTGCGTCTATTTATGGCACCTTAGCATTGTTGCATCCGCATGAAAAAGCCCGGGTAAAAGGGGTGATAATCAATAAGTTTCGCGGTGATATTGCGCTACTGACCTCGGGTCTGGAACAGATTGAAGCCCTGACAAATGTCCCTGTGTTGGGTGTGATGCCGTGGCTGGATATTGATTTAGAAGATGAAGATGGTGTCGCACTGCAAAATGGTAAATATCAGGATACGGCGGAAAAAGCGCTGGATATTGCCGTGATTCGCTTACCGCACATTGCCAACTTTACCGATTTTAATGCGCTGGCAGCTCAACCGGATGTCCGTCTGCGCTATGTTTCTCAGCTGTCGGCATTGGGTCAACCGGACCTGATTATCCTGCCGGGTAGCAAGAATACGCTGGGGGATTTGCAATGGTTACACCACAGCGGGCTGGCGGCAGTGTTACTGGCACAGCATCAACATAATGTACCCGTGATAGGTATCTGTGGCGGTTATCAAATGCTGGGGAACCGCATCATTGATGGCGTAGAGTCGGGGCTTGAGCAGATGGACGGCTTAGGGCTATTGGATGTGGAAACCGAGTTCGCGCACGATAAAGTCACCACGCGAGTTAGCGGCTATTGTCAGACCGGCCTGCCGGGGATACTGGAAAACTGTCGTGAGCAGCAACTCGAAGGCTATGAAATCCATATGGGTGTTTCCCATTTGGGGAGCGATGCCACGCCTTTTGCGTGCTTAACGTTACGTAACGGGCAATCCGAGCAGTGGGTGGATGGTGCGGTAAATGCTGATGGCAGCGTGCTGGGCAGCTATATTCACGGATTGTTCGACAGCCACCATTTTACCCGCGCACTATTAGATAGCTTGCGCCAGCGCAAAGGGTTGGCGGCCTTTGACGGTGTGACCGTCAATTATGCTGAACATAAACAGCAACAGTTCGATATTTTGGCATCGCACATGCGAGAAAATATTGATATTGATAGGATTTTTAAACTCATGCAAGCACACCAACAGGAGCGCGCGCAGTGA
- a CDS encoding ATP-binding cassette domain-containing protein gives MLATKQLGFSYQDEQVLHDLTLDFSQHAVTGVLGANGCGKSTLFMNLTGILQPQQGAVLWQGEPLSYKKAHLRELRQRVTTVFQDPEQQIFYTDIDSDIAFSLRNLGMPEDIIAQRVDRALTLVDAQGFRHKSIQHLSHGQKKRVAIAGALVMEAEYLLLDEPTAGLDPAGRQHMITIIERIVAEGKRVILSSHDIDLIYKVCDYLYVLSRGHLMIAGETTEVFLQQDKLHAAGLVQPWLVKMHSELGLPLCKTEEQLFALMRQREMEAVR, from the coding sequence ATGTTAGCCACAAAGCAGTTAGGTTTCAGCTATCAGGATGAGCAGGTATTGCACGATCTGACATTGGATTTCAGTCAACACGCGGTCACCGGTGTCTTGGGGGCCAATGGTTGTGGTAAATCCACCTTGTTCATGAACCTGACCGGCATCCTGCAACCCCAGCAGGGTGCGGTATTGTGGCAAGGCGAGCCGCTCAGTTATAAAAAAGCCCATCTACGCGAATTACGTCAGCGCGTGACCACGGTATTCCAAGACCCGGAACAGCAGATTTTTTACACTGACATTGACAGTGACATTGCTTTCAGCCTGCGCAATTTAGGCATGCCAGAAGATATTATTGCTCAGCGTGTTGACCGGGCATTGACCTTGGTTGATGCACAAGGATTTCGCCATAAATCTATCCAGCATTTGAGCCACGGGCAGAAAAAACGGGTGGCGATTGCTGGCGCGCTGGTCATGGAGGCGGAATATCTATTGCTGGATGAACCCACCGCAGGACTGGACCCAGCAGGCCGCCAACACATGATTACTATTATTGAGCGCATTGTCGCAGAGGGAAAACGGGTTATTCTCTCCAGCCATGATATCGATCTGATTTATAAGGTTTGTGATTATTTGTATGTCTTATCGCGGGGGCATCTGATGATTGCAGGCGAAACAACAGAAGTGTTTTTGCAACAAGATAAGCTACATGCCGCCGGGCTGGTTCAGCCATGGTTAGTCAAAATGCACAGTGAGCTGGGGTTGCCACTGTGTAAAACGGAAGAACAACTTTTTGCGCTGATGCGTCAGCGGGAAATGGAGGCAGTGCGATGA
- a CDS encoding energy-coupling factor ABC transporter transmembrane protein: MLGIDKLSYQSRWRQADPMGKLVLYGVFLLLAMLSPPMYQALLLVFIAGLTCYLLRVGPRRYLRWLAIPLSFLLVGLVTIVLSLSRQPESLWWGVQMGHWWLGIDRVGLTTANQTLWRSLAALAATFWFVLNTPFPQLIQILKRCHAPRLLTEQILLTWRFIFILIEEAAAIQQAQSLRFGYISLRTGYHSLAMLVGMLFTRVMIRYQQMVISLDMKLYQGDFHL; this comes from the coding sequence ATGCTGGGGATTGATAAACTAAGTTATCAAAGCCGCTGGCGGCAGGCCGATCCCATGGGAAAACTGGTGTTGTATGGTGTTTTCCTATTATTGGCCATGCTTAGCCCGCCGATGTATCAAGCACTGCTGTTAGTGTTTATCGCCGGGCTGACGTGCTATCTGCTGCGGGTGGGGCCGCGCCGTTATTTACGCTGGTTGGCAATACCGCTCTCTTTCTTATTGGTGGGGTTGGTGACGATTGTGTTGTCCCTCTCCCGCCAACCGGAGAGCTTGTGGTGGGGCGTGCAAATGGGTCATTGGTGGCTGGGCATTGATAGAGTCGGCTTGACGACCGCCAATCAAACACTGTGGCGTAGTTTGGCGGCATTGGCGGCGACGTTTTGGTTTGTGCTTAATACGCCTTTTCCGCAGCTTATCCAAATATTGAAGCGCTGCCATGCCCCTCGATTGCTAACTGAGCAAATCCTGCTGACCTGGCGTTTTATCTTTATCTTGATTGAAGAAGCCGCCGCTATCCAACAGGCGCAGTCTCTAAGATTTGGTTATATCTCATTGCGTACCGGTTACCACTCGCTAGCAATGTTGGTCGGTATGTTATTTACCCGCGTGATGATTCGCTATCAGCAAATGGTCATTTCGTTGGATATGAAACTCTATCAGGGCGATTTCCACCTGTAA
- a CDS encoding energy-coupling factor ABC transporter substrate-binding protein has translation MKKTLILLAMVIALVIMPFFINHGGEYGGSDGEAETLIQATAPHYQPWFQPLYEPASGEIESLLFTLQGSIGAAVIFYILGYYRGKRGEHAGD, from the coding sequence ATGAAAAAGACTCTTATTTTGCTGGCGATGGTTATCGCTCTGGTCATAATGCCGTTCTTTATCAATCACGGTGGTGAATACGGCGGCTCTGACGGTGAAGCTGAAACCTTGATTCAGGCCACAGCACCCCATTACCAACCCTGGTTCCAGCCTTTGTATGAACCGGCCAGCGGCGAAATTGAAAGCCTGCTATTCACCCTGCAAGGCTCCATTGGGGCGGCGGTTATTTTCTATATCTTAGGCTATTACCGGGGGAAACGCGGTGAGCATGCTGGGGATTGA
- the cbiM gene encoding cobalt ECF transporter S component CbiM, with product MEMEKELKKLSYSGVAIAILLTLAPNDVFAMHIMEGFLPPMWALAWWILFLPCLFMGLVRLKQIVSEDSNQKVLLALCGAFIFVLSALKIPSVTGSCSHPTGVGLAVILFGPVVVAVLGAIVLLFQALLLAHGGLTTLGANGMSMAVIGPVVGYLVWKLACKAGLRRDVGVFLCAMLADLTTYFVTSVQLGLAFPDPQFGVSGSIVKFMGVFCITQIPIAIAEGLLTVMIYDQLTKRQLIHAGTH from the coding sequence ATGGAAATGGAAAAAGAGTTAAAGAAACTTTCATATAGCGGAGTTGCAATAGCAATCTTGCTAACACTGGCACCCAATGATGTTTTTGCTATGCACATTATGGAAGGTTTTTTGCCGCCAATGTGGGCGTTAGCTTGGTGGATACTGTTCCTGCCGTGCTTGTTTATGGGGCTGGTGCGCTTAAAGCAGATTGTCTCTGAAGACAGCAATCAAAAAGTGCTGCTGGCACTGTGCGGTGCTTTTATTTTCGTGTTATCTGCACTGAAAATTCCATCCGTGACCGGCAGTTGCTCACATCCGACCGGTGTCGGGCTGGCGGTTATCCTGTTTGGGCCGGTTGTGGTGGCGGTATTGGGCGCAATTGTATTGCTGTTCCAGGCGCTATTATTGGCCCACGGCGGCTTGACGACCTTAGGCGCTAATGGCATGTCAATGGCGGTCATTGGGCCGGTCGTGGGTTATCTGGTTTGGAAGTTGGCCTGTAAAGCGGGATTGCGCCGTGATGTCGGGGTGTTCCTCTGCGCCATGCTGGCGGACTTAACCACCTATTTTGTCACCTCCGTGCAGCTAGGATTGGCATTTCCTGATCCGCAATTTGGTGTTAGCGGCTCGATTGTCAAATTTATGGGGGTGTTCTGCATTACCCAGATCCCCATTGCCATTGCTGAAGGCTTGCTAACGGTGATGATTTACGACCAATTGACTAAACGCCAGTTAATTCACGCGGGGACTCATTAA
- a CDS encoding cobalt-factor II C(20)-methyltransferase, with protein MSGRLYALGVGPGASDLITVRAARLIGKLDVLYAPAGRKGGDSLALSIVREYLSPQTEIRTCHFPMSADDSEKQAVWDEVAQQLQVEVAKGRQVGFITLGDAMLFSTWVFLLERIGRPDWLEIVPGVTSFAAIASRAALPLAMEQQSLAIMSCTAPEAELERALQEHDCVVLMKVYGRFARIQALLGRLNLFPHALLMSEASLPGEVCWRQLDTIAADQPLPYFSTILVNKQQLVNE; from the coding sequence ATGAGCGGCAGACTTTATGCATTAGGTGTTGGCCCCGGAGCCAGTGATTTAATCACTGTGCGAGCAGCAAGATTGATTGGCAAGCTTGATGTGCTGTATGCCCCTGCGGGACGTAAGGGCGGTGACAGTCTGGCGTTGTCGATTGTGCGCGAGTATTTATCCCCCCAAACCGAAATCCGCACCTGTCATTTCCCGATGAGTGCTGATGACAGCGAAAAACAAGCGGTGTGGGATGAGGTCGCGCAGCAGTTACAAGTCGAAGTTGCTAAGGGCCGTCAGGTTGGATTTATCACCCTTGGCGACGCCATGTTATTTAGCACATGGGTATTTTTGCTAGAACGCATTGGTCGGCCAGATTGGTTAGAGATTGTGCCGGGCGTGACTTCTTTTGCCGCCATTGCTTCGCGCGCAGCATTGCCGTTGGCGATGGAACAACAATCGTTGGCGATTATGTCTTGTACGGCACCGGAAGCTGAGCTGGAACGCGCACTGCAAGAGCACGACTGTGTGGTGCTGATGAAAGTTTATGGCCGCTTTGCCCGAATTCAGGCGCTGTTGGGCCGACTAAATCTCTTCCCACATGCGCTCTTGATGTCGGAAGCCTCATTGCCAGGAGAGGTGTGCTGGCGTCAGTTAGATACGATTGCCGCTGACCAGCCATTGCCTTATTTCTCGACTATTTTAGTAAATAAGCAGCAATTAGTTAATGAATAA
- the cbiK gene encoding sirohydrochlorin cobaltochelatase — MKKALLVISFGTSYEHTRQKNIDACEQQLAAAYSDRDVFRAFTSEMIIRKLRKRDGLLINNPREALKQLVEQGYQDVAIQSLHVINGDEYEKVANEVRSFSACFHHLVLGTPLLSSFADYQQLLVALEAQMPRLAADERVVFMGHGASHYAFSAYACLDHLMTSLNFPALVGAVESYPEISHIITRLQQQGVRKVHLMPLMLVAGDHAINDMASDEPDSWQSQLEAAGISAQSWLQGLGENPLIRQMFVEHLDHALQQKKQEAA, encoded by the coding sequence ATGAAAAAGGCACTGTTGGTGATCAGTTTTGGCACCAGTTATGAACACACCCGGCAAAAGAATATTGATGCCTGCGAGCAGCAATTGGCGGCGGCTTACAGCGATCGCGATGTATTTCGCGCATTTACGTCAGAAATGATTATTCGCAAGCTGCGCAAACGTGATGGATTGCTGATCAATAACCCGCGAGAAGCACTGAAACAGCTGGTTGAGCAAGGATATCAGGATGTCGCCATCCAATCCTTGCATGTGATTAATGGTGATGAATACGAAAAAGTTGCTAATGAAGTGCGCAGCTTCAGTGCGTGTTTCCATCATTTGGTTTTGGGTACGCCACTGTTGAGTAGTTTTGCCGATTATCAGCAATTACTTGTGGCGCTTGAGGCACAAATGCCTCGCCTGGCCGCCGATGAGCGCGTGGTATTTATGGGCCACGGTGCCAGCCACTATGCGTTTTCAGCTTATGCCTGCCTTGACCATTTAATGACCTCGCTGAACTTCCCGGCCTTGGTCGGTGCCGTCGAAAGTTACCCGGAAATCAGCCATATCATTACCCGCTTACAGCAGCAGGGCGTGCGCAAAGTTCACCTGATGCCCTTGATGCTGGTGGCCGGTGATCACGCCATCAATGACATGGCCTCTGATGAGCCGGATTCATGGCAATCACAACTGGAAGCTGCCGGTATCAGTGCTCAGTCATGGCTGCAAGGTCTGGGGGAAAACCCCTTGATTCGCCAGATGTTTGTCGAGCATTTAGACCATGCCTTGCAGCAAAAAAAGCAGGAGGCAGCGTAA
- a CDS encoding cobalt-precorrin-6A reductase, translated as MTQDYPPIHVFGGTSDARLICQLLDGAGEHYSLSVATDAGKQLAGDIGGEILVGRMDAAAMTDFLIKRQVLWVIDASHPYADLLSDNVAAACRQSNVPLIRYQRPSEIEVLNHPLLYKVGGVAAACAAAQRLGPRVLLTTGSKQLAEYQQGLIGKTLLARVLPTAEVLSQCEALGLGVDQIIALRGPFSAQFNQALYEFCQPDVVITKESGAQGGYQEKVAPCLALNIPCIVVRRPAAVELGSIGQQVTSLDEFTRHLMHWQQQRGQ; from the coding sequence ATGACCCAGGATTATCCGCCAATCCATGTCTTCGGTGGCACCAGCGATGCGCGGCTGATTTGTCAATTACTGGACGGCGCAGGCGAACATTACAGTTTGTCAGTTGCTACGGATGCTGGCAAACAACTGGCGGGGGATATTGGCGGCGAGATATTGGTAGGGCGGATGGATGCGGCCGCAATGACCGATTTCCTTATCAAAAGGCAGGTGTTGTGGGTGATTGATGCTTCGCACCCCTACGCCGACTTGCTCAGTGACAATGTGGCTGCCGCTTGTCGGCAATCCAATGTGCCGCTGATCCGTTATCAGCGCCCGAGTGAAATTGAGGTGCTCAATCACCCACTGCTCTACAAAGTGGGCGGCGTAGCAGCAGCATGTGCCGCAGCACAGCGGCTAGGGCCGCGAGTGTTGCTGACAACGGGCAGTAAGCAGTTGGCTGAGTATCAACAGGGGCTGATAGGTAAAACTTTATTGGCGCGAGTGCTGCCGACAGCAGAGGTGCTGAGCCAATGTGAAGCGCTCGGATTGGGTGTGGATCAGATTATTGCGCTGCGCGGGCCATTCAGCGCGCAATTCAATCAGGCATTGTATGAGTTTTGCCAGCCAGATGTGGTCATCACCAAGGAGTCGGGTGCACAAGGGGGTTATCAGGAAAAAGTGGCTCCCTGTCTGGCATTAAATATCCCCTGCATTGTGGTGCGGCGTCCGGCCGCAGTGGAATTGGGCAGTATTGGGCAACAAGTGACTTCATTGGATGAATTTACCCGACATCTGATGCACTGGCAGCAACAACGAGGACAATAA
- a CDS encoding precorrin-3B C(17)-methyltransferase → MLTVIGIGPGSESMMTQDAIAAIREAEIIVGYKTYTHLVKSMTMDKQVIKTGMCKEIERCQAAIDLAIAGHNVALISSGDAGIYGMAGLVLELVTQQQLELEVRLVAGITASIAAASLLGAPLMHDFCHISLSDLMTPWEVIEKRIIAAAQADFVICFYNPRSRGREGHLARAFELMQPWKKAETPVGVVKAAGRKKQEKWLTTVGEMDYKPVDMTSLVIVGNQATYCRNGLMITPRGYSL, encoded by the coding sequence ATGTTAACCGTGATTGGCATCGGGCCGGGCAGTGAATCGATGATGACGCAGGACGCTATCGCCGCTATCCGCGAAGCGGAAATTATCGTCGGTTATAAAACCTATACCCATCTGGTGAAGTCCATGACCATGGATAAGCAGGTGATCAAAACCGGGATGTGTAAAGAGATTGAGCGCTGTCAGGCGGCCATTGATCTGGCAATAGCGGGTCATAACGTGGCGCTGATCAGCAGTGGCGATGCCGGTATTTATGGCATGGCGGGCTTGGTGTTGGAGCTGGTTACACAACAACAGCTTGAACTGGAGGTGCGGCTGGTGGCCGGTATTACCGCCAGTATCGCTGCGGCTTCACTACTCGGCGCGCCGCTGATGCATGACTTTTGTCATATCAGCCTGAGTGATTTGATGACCCCGTGGGAGGTGATTGAAAAACGCATTATCGCGGCGGCGCAGGCAGATTTCGTCATCTGTTTCTATAACCCACGCAGCCGTGGCCGTGAAGGGCATTTGGCGCGGGCGTTTGAGCTTATGCAGCCGTGGAAAAAAGCCGAAACACCAGTCGGTGTGGTGAAAGCGGCGGGGCGTAAAAAGCAGGAGAAATGGTTAACTACCGTGGGTGAAATGGATTATAAGCCGGTGGACATGACCAGTCTGGTGATTGTCGGTAATCAGGCCACTTATTGTCGTAATGGGCTGATGATTACCCCTCGCGGCTATTCATTATGA
- the cbiG gene encoding cobalt-precorrin 5A hydrolase → MNIVKPESIAVFCLTPGGVRLARRLKTHLPLTCFTSDKLLEPGFLPFNGSFGDTMREAFKQYSALVVVGAIGLTVRVIAPLVNDKMTDPAVVVIDERGQHVISLLSGHVGGANTLTRYLAGILGADPVITTATDVNEMAALDTLATQLDAEMQDFRHAVKVVNQMLVSSQKVGLWWDTPLLAERDRCDTRGFIPVDSLDALPQLDALVCITLRDSLPLPAEQLAALPVYKLVPRRVVAGIGCRRATSLQTLVELLQQQMAENHFDIMALRAIGSVTIKKDEPALHQLAQCWRVPFELFSVGELSRHEQRFPASDFVRQTVGVGSVSQPVAWLMSDGKLVGNTLRQQGVTITLGVSH, encoded by the coding sequence ATGAATATCGTCAAGCCTGAATCAATAGCCGTATTTTGCCTGACTCCCGGTGGCGTACGGCTGGCGCGGCGTTTGAAAACCCATTTGCCACTGACCTGTTTTACCAGTGACAAGCTGCTGGAGCCGGGCTTTTTACCGTTCAACGGCAGTTTTGGCGATACCATGCGCGAGGCGTTTAAACAGTATTCAGCGCTGGTGGTGGTGGGGGCTATCGGCCTGACCGTGCGGGTTATCGCGCCGCTGGTGAATGACAAAATGACGGATCCTGCGGTAGTGGTGATTGATGAACGCGGGCAACACGTCATCAGTTTGCTGTCGGGCCATGTGGGAGGAGCCAATACGCTAACCCGCTATCTGGCGGGCATTTTGGGCGCAGATCCGGTGATAACCACCGCCACGGATGTTAACGAAATGGCGGCGCTGGACACACTGGCAACCCAGTTGGATGCCGAAATGCAGGATTTCCGCCACGCAGTCAAAGTGGTCAATCAAATGTTAGTCAGCAGCCAAAAAGTTGGGCTGTGGTGGGATACCCCTCTGCTGGCCGAACGTGACCGCTGCGACACCCGAGGGTTTATCCCCGTTGACTCTCTGGATGCATTGCCGCAATTGGACGCATTAGTGTGTATCACTTTGCGCGATAGCTTGCCGCTGCCCGCAGAGCAACTCGCCGCGCTTCCTGTTTATAAGCTGGTACCACGCCGGGTAGTGGCGGGAATTGGGTGCCGCCGGGCGACTTCGCTGCAAACGCTGGTTGAGTTACTGCAACAGCAAATGGCAGAAAATCACTTTGATATCATGGCATTGCGCGCCATTGGCAGTGTCACCATCAAAAAAGACGAACCTGCGCTACACCAACTGGCCCAGTGTTGGCGGGTGCCGTTTGAACTGTTCAGTGTCGGCGAGCTGAGCCGCCATGAGCAACGTTTCCCTGCTTCTGATTTTGTCCGCCAAACGGTGGGAGTCGGCAGTGTTTCACAACCCGTCGCCTGGCTGATGAGCGACGGTAAATTGGTTGGCAACACTCTGCGTCAGCAGGGCGTCACTATCACTTTGGGAGTATCGCATTAA